The following proteins are encoded in a genomic region of Oncorhynchus keta strain PuntledgeMale-10-30-2019 chromosome 35, Oket_V2, whole genome shotgun sequence:
- the LOC118368645 gene encoding E3 ubiquitin-protein ligase pellino homolog 1-like: MVLEGSSEALCPPPSLELRPSCNKSQPSPPLGSCSTPHDGLFPGDKEPVKYGELIVLGHNGSLANGDKGRRRSRLALYKRPKANGVKPDVIHNVSTPLVSKALSNKSQHSISYTLSRSHSVIVEYTHDTNTDMFQIGRSTESMIDFVVTDTAGSSTSGGGGGWQVQGAAGEGVGGGGGGQSAQSTISRYACRIMCERNAPYTARIYAAGFDSSKNIFLGERAAKWRTSDGLMDGLTTNGVLVMHPAGDFVSEPAPGVWREISVCGNVFALRETRSAQQRGKLVENESNTLQDGSLIDLCGATLLWRTPTGLRRTPTLKQLESLRQELNAARPQCPVGFNTLAFPSLARREIVDKKQPWVYVNCGHVHGYHNWGYRKDKGHNVGPGGTAPASTGERECPMCRRVGPYVPLWLGCEGGLYLDAGPPTHAFCPCGHVCSEKTVAGWSQIPLPHGTHAFHAACPFCGTWLTGEQGHIKLIFQGPVD, encoded by the exons ATGGTTTTGGAGGGTAGCTCGGAGGCCCTGTGTCCCCCGCCCTCACTGGAGCTGCGCCCGTCCTGCAACAAGAGCCAGCCCTCGCCTCCCCTGGGCTCATGCTCCACGCCCCACGACGGACTCTTCCCCGGGGACAAGGAGCCCGTCAAATACGGGGAGCTCATCGTCTTAGG GCACAATGGTTCCTTGGCCAATGGGGACAAGGGGCGAAGGAGAAGTCGCCTGGCCCTCTACAAGAGACCCAAAGCCAACGGGGTCAAACCTGATGTTATCCACAATGTCTCCACCCCTCTGGTGTCAAAG GCCCTCAGCAACAAAAGCCAGCACAGCATCTCTTACACCCTGTCCAGGAGTCACTCGGTCATTGTAGAGTACACTCATGACACCAACACAGACATGTTTCAG AtcgggcgatctacagagagcaTGATTGACTTTGTGGTGACGGACACAGCGGGCAGCAGCACCAGTGGTGGTGGCGGTGGGTGGCAGGTCCAGGGGGCGGCAGGCGAGGGggtcggaggaggaggaggggggcagtcGGCCCAGAGCACAATCTCCCGCTACGCGTGCCGCATAATGTGCGAGCGCAACGCCCCTTACACGGCCCGCATCTACGCCGCCGGCTTCGACTCCTCCAAAAACATCTTCCTGGGG GAGCGGGCTGCCAAATGGCGAACGTCAGACGGCTTGATGGACGGACTGACCACCAATGGCGTGCTGGTGATGCACCCGGCGGGAGACTTTGTGTCGGAGCCGGCGCCAGGCGTGTGGCGGGAGATCTCGGTGTGCGGGAACGTCTTCGCCCTGCGGGAGACGCGCTCGGCCCAGCAGAGGGGAAAATTG GTGGAGAACGAGTCCAACACCCTGCAGGACGGCTCTTTGATTGACCTGTGCGGTGCCACCCTCCTGTGGCGTACCCCGACAGGCCTGCGCCGCACCCCCACCCTCAAGCAGCTGGAGTCCCTCCGCCAGGAGCTGAATGCCGCCCGGCCCCAGTGCCCCGTGGGTTTTAACACCCTGGCCTTCCCCAGCCTGGCCCGGCGAGAGATTGTTGACAAGAAGCAGCCCTGGGTCTATGTCAACTGTGGTCACGTGCACGGCTACCACAACTGGGGCTACCGGAAAGACAAGGGCCACAACGTGGGCCCGGGGGGGACGGCTCCGGCGAGTACCGGGGAGAGGGAGTGCCCCATGTGCCGGCGCGTGGGCCCCTACGTGCCCCTGTGGCTTGGCTGCGAGGGCGGGCTGTACCTGGACGCTGGGCCACCGACGCACGCCTTCTGCCCCTGCGGCCACGTGTGCTCTGAAAAAACTGTGGCGGGCTGGAGCCAAATCCCGCTGCCACACGGAACACACGCCTTCCATGCCGCATGCCCCTTCTGCGGCACCTGGCTGACGGGCGAGCAGGGGCACATCAAACTCATCTTTCAGGGGCCCGTCGACTGA